The DNA sequence ATTTGCTGTCGCCTGCCGTGGGTTCCGTCGAGTCCTTACTCCCTGTTGGTGTAATCTTGGGGAGCGATGGTGATTCTGTGTCATCGTTCTTGGTGTACTGTTTCTTCAAAGATGTCTCCTCTGCTGAAAGACGTCGCTTCTTCGGACTGGGTTCCCTGGGCGAGTTCTCTCGGGTCGTACTCCGTTTCCCGTATGTTCGGAGTGGCTTGGCGCGCATTCGCAGTGCAGAAGGCGCTGAGATGTTGGTCCTGAAGAGTGTCAGATTCGAAGTCGTCCATGGGGAAATAGAGAATCGGCATACATTGTGACAGTCTTGTTTGTTGACGAGCTGCCATGCTTCGTCCAATGAAATGGGGTCGTGAACCTTGCGTCGCGCAAGACTTGTGAGTGTTTCGGTGAAAGAAGGCAAAGACGACTCCTGCGCGAAATAGTCGAGGTATACAATTAAAAGCAGAAAACGAGTGTTTGAAGCGAAAATGACCCAACTGATCCTCCCCGCGTACAAATTTTAGAAAGGTTGTTGACCTTGGGCATTGATGCGGATGTTAAAAGGCCCCACCACTCGACGCGTCGAGTCGCGTCCGTCGCGTAATCACATGGTGCGATCCCACCTTGTCGAGCCATGATATCACCCCGGTCTGTGGAACTCGAAATACATGATTTGTCCATGTATAGATGTTATGATGCAGGCTCGTCATGAGTAAATAAATGCCAATTGGATTAATTGCAAGGTCTTCAGCATAATGGCTTACTAGGTACATACCCAGCGATCACTCTCAGTGTACATCACAATGGAGACAGTTTCAACTGCTCGAAATACGGATGCTTGACTTGCTAAAATGTGTTGAATCCCCCGTCATATATCGACCTTTTGTTCCGGTCTTCTTTTCCTAACCGCATCATTCTCATCTGCTCCCTTCTCCTTAATCAACACCGTCTTCTCGTCTTGTGCATCATCTTTACCCACAACCCAACTCTCCACAACCTCTTTGACCTCCCTCACCTTGcgatccttcttcttcccctcctccatcctccacTGATATCCCGAGTACACCGCAACCTCTGCTATAGCAACAAGTATACTCCCCCCCAACGTGAGAAACAGCCTCGACGGTAGACTCCACCACCGAGCCGCGATCCACAGCGTGGCCGCCACACCTGCTATGCTGATGAGGAAGTTGATTATGAGCGTCACCTGCCGGTGCACCTCGTTCATCgcggcatcatcgtcgtcgccggtGTCTCTGGCAGAAGTGGGTTTGTTGACTTCGGCAAATGCGGAGGCGGCGTGGGGGAAGCGGTTGTGGAAGGTTTCGAGGTGCGGGACGGGGTTGATCATTCGTTCGTAGGCGCGGGCCTCTTCTTCGCGGCGGAGACGGGCCATGAGGGCTTTGTATTCAGGGGACTAGACCTGTTAGTATATGCGCTTGTGGGAAGCAAGTCAAACTCACGGGTTCTGGCTtgggaggcggaggaggaatgTAGATGGATGCGCCgcggaggagctgctcgaggGTGTAGGACGAGTTGCCTTGCGTTTTGAGGTTCTTCCAGAGATCGACAATCTGCCCATGGGATATGGGCTTTCCAACTTCAGGCTCGTCTAATGATGGCTCATCGGGTTTCTGCGAGGGAGCATCGGTTTCGTTGTCGTCATGACGAGCTTCGACAGCTTCCGATTTCGAGGATTCTTTGATCGCCAAGGCCTCCACGATGGAGGGCGTTATCGTAAGTAACACCATACTTCTTTCTTGGACAAGCGCACAGGATAGAATGAGTATTTCTGCCTGAATGAGAGCGCGAGCCGTTGGAATGGAAGTTGTCAAGTTGATGCCTACGTCGCAGCGAACATGTGTCTAACAGGCATCCCTCCAACTCCAGCACCTCCATCACTAAAAACCCCCGTGCGTCAGCGTATTTATCTGCTGACGCCCTAGCTCAACGGCCCCGTCGCGAGGTCGAGATCTGGCCAATCATACACCCTCATTCAGTCAGTCTCCGTCGGGTGCTTCGCCGGACGGATCCGCGAACACCCCGGGCTTAGCAGCCACAACCAGAGAGCAGAAGCTGAGGTGGGCGGgctctcgctcgctcgctcgaTTGGAAAAAGTTTAGAGGTCAGGTCCCGCCGGGTCGAACAGAAATAACCAAGTCCAAAAAAACCACCAACCGACGAGAGAAAAAAATATCCCTCGCGGTTCCTCGATTGCCGAGCGACTCGACCGACGACTACTTGTGGAAACGAATTGCTTCTTTGTCGAATGCGGTGATACACAATTCGAAGCTTCACCGTTTCCCCTCCACATCTTCCGATATTAATAACTACCCGATTTTGCGCACACGGCCGCGATGCAGCTCCGTCCGGGGGCCTCGGTGGTGCGCGATGCCTTGGCTAGACAATcaatgatgacgaggacgggCTTGACTGCCTCTCCCCTCGCCAGGGCGCCCGCTTGCGTGCTGTGCAGACAATTGACCGTCGGTCGAGGTCCCACGAGGATACACAGAGCCGCCCTTCACACCAGTCCCCGAAGAGACTCTGCCTGGGCTGCCGCCGTCCAGGTCGCCTCCAATGTCGTGGGCAAtgtcgtcaagaaggccgcaAAGGATAGGATGCATGTCGACCCCCTCCGGACCGtggccaaggagatgaagTTTCTCACGGGCAATATCCGCAAGCTTCTGGGCTCTGGTCACCCCTCACTCGACCGCGCAGCAAAGTACTATACCCAGGCCGAGGGCAAGCACGTCAGGCCCTTGATCGTCCTTCTCATGAGCAGGGCCACCTACCTCTGCCCCAAGGCACCTCCCACGGCTCCCACGCCCACTAGCCGAGGCATTGACACCTCGATATCTCCCGTCCAGATCCTCGCCGATGTAAACCCTTCAGCCCAGCCGATCTCGGCCGTCGAGCCAGAGGTTGCCGAGGCCAATTCAGATATTCTTCCTAGCCAGCGGCGGTTGGCAGAGATCACGGAGCTGATCCACACGGCCTCGCTGCTTCACGACGACGTTATCGACCATTCCATCTCGAGACGAGGTTCGCCGTCGGCTAACTTGGAGTTTGGCAACAAGATGGCTGTTTTGGCTGGTGACTTTTTGCTCGGCCGGGCATCTGTTGCACTCGCTCGTCTACGTAACCCCGAGGTCGTCGAGCTGTTGGCTAccgtcatcgccaacctcgtcGAGGGCGAGTTCATGCAGCTCAAGAACACGGAGCGTGACGAGCGGAACCCCAAGTGGTCCGAGGAAACAGTCAGCTACTACCTCCAAAAGACATACCTCAAGACGGCctctctcatctccaagTCATGTCGGGCGGCGGCTCTGCTGGGCAACTCGGACGCCGTGACGGTGGACGCGGCTTATTCGTACGGACGCAACTTGGGACTGGCGTTCCAGCTGGTGGACGACCTTTTGGACTACACGCAGAGCGGGACGGACCTGGGAAAGCCTGCGGGGGCGGATCTGGAGCTGGGCTTGGCGACAGCGCCGCTGCTGTTTGCGTGGAAGCAGATGCCGGAGCTCGGAGCTCTCGTTGGCCGCAAgtttgagaaggagggtgaTGTAGAGAGGGTAAGCTTGGTTGCATTTCCATTGATTGTCCTGTTTGACGAATCACGTTGCTTTGCGCTTCTGCACATCCCCCTTCACGAGGGTGCTATTGGAGAGACGATGCTAACCGGTGGGTGTGTCTAGGCACGTGAGCTGGTGCTCCAGAGCGACGGTATCGAGCAGACGCGGGCTCTCGCGCAAGAGTACGTGGACAAGGCGATCGCGTCGATTGCGGATTTCCCCGAgagcgaggccaaggacggcTTGATCGAGATGGCACACAAGTCACTGAAGCGCCAGAAGTGAGGAGGccacgaggaagaggcggaTGGAGAGTCATCCGCCGTGTACAAATAACGACATCACTATTTATTTTCTGCGACGAGACACGGCAAAAAAGAGAGATGAGACGGGTTGTTAACTGGTGGGCTGGGATGAGCAACGGTGTATGGTTTGTCCTTTTTttgcttgtcttgtcttgtccttTGGTGTCTCTTGACCAAGACGATTCTACAAGTCAAAGAGAAAGACGAAGGACGCGAGTGATGCATGCATGAACTGAACTGTACCTGTACTTGTACGACTTGCCGATATAAAACCGCATATAACTGACCACTTATCTTATACCGAGGAGTTGAAAAGGTTCGCTCGGGTTGCGGGGTTGGAAGAGGAggggcttgatgatgatggatgtggTTAGATCCTGCTCTGTACGAGAAAAAAACAAAAGACGTGTTCAACTCTTGGGTTTCGATCGAGTAATTCTGAGGTGTTTCAAAGTGATGTTTCCGAGGTGGTGGTCATGAGGGATAGAGAACGCGCAACTCCGCGGAGTGACTTTGTTAGTTGAAGAGAGACTAGAACGAAACGGAACACGGCGATCCGAGCGTATTACTCGATAGAAACCTCTTTTCAAAGCAAGTGATGAGCTAGACGGGTCTTTGAATGATGCCCTGCTGACTGCGTGAGCCATCCTCATGCAATACCTGATCTGATCAGACAACCTCATTCCCGGCCTCGACCAAGCCCTGACCGCTCCGTAGACCCCGAATAGCCTCAATAGCGCCGTAGCAAAAGCCATGCCTCGTCCGAGCAC is a window from the Fusarium keratoplasticum isolate Fu6.1 chromosome 5, whole genome shotgun sequence genome containing:
- a CDS encoding putative hexaprenyl pyrophosphate synthase, mitochondrial, whose translation is MQLRPGASVVRDALARQSMMTRTGLTASPLARAPACVLCRQLTVGRGPTRIHRAALHTSPRRDSAWAAAVQVASNVVGNVVKKAAKDRMHVDPLRTVAKEMKFLTGNIRKLLGSGHPSLDRAAKYYTQAEGKHVRPLIVLLMSRATYLCPKAPPTAPTPTSRGIDTSISPVQILADVNPSAQPISAVEPEVAEANSDILPSQRRLAEITELIHTASLLHDDVIDHSISRRGSPSANLEFGNKMAVLAGDFLLGRASVALARLRNPEVVELLATVIANLVEGEFMQLKNTERDERNPKWSEETVSYYLQKTYLKTASLISKSCRAAALLGNSDAVTVDAAYSYGRNLGLAFQLVDDLLDYTQSGTDLGKPAGADLELGLATAPLLFAWKQMPELGALVGRKFEKEGDVERARELVLQSDGIEQTRALAQEYVDKAIASIADFPESEAKDGLIEMAHKSLKRQK